In Thermococcus sp., the DNA window ACCAAAAATTTTTAAAGCTAATTGGTGGTAATAGGTTTGCATGGCAATGCAATGGCAATAACATCTAGGGGAGTCATTCAGCCAAATCGTGGTGACTAATGACAGGAACTAACCTTCCTAGGAAAAAACTTATATGTGTTTATATCGATTACACAGTATAAGAAACATGGTGGTGGTAAGAATGGTTAAGGACAAGATGGTTGAGCTCCTTCAGGAGCACTTCGAGTTGAACCTCTACGAGGCAAGGGCGTACGTAGCACTGGTCGGCTTCGGCGTTCTGACACCGGCGGAGCTTGCCAGCGTCTCGGAGGTTCCCGCCCCAAGGACCTATGATGTTCTCAGGAGCCTTGAGAAGAAAGGCTTCGCCATAAGCCAGCCAGGCAAGGTCAACAAGTACAGGCCGGTTCACCCAGAGAACATCCTCGAGAAGTTCATCGAGGAGTGGCAGGAGAGGATCGCGGAGGAGCTTGAGGCCAAGAAGAAGGCCAAGGATGAACTCCTCCAGCTTATGAAGCCCCTCATCGAGACCGAGATTCCAAAGTACGGCGTCGAGAAGGTCTGGGTTGTCCGCGGAATCAGGAACGCCACTCTCAAGACCAAGGAGATGTTCGAGGACGTCAAGGAGCAGATACTTCTGGCGGACGACGGCTACATCGCCATCAACCTGGAGAGCGATATCATCAAGGCCATAGACAAGGGCGTCAAGGCCAAGATACTCGTCGCCCCGAACGTCCTCCAGAGGCTCAACACCTCAAAGATAATGGACTATTACAAGAAGGGCAAACTCGAACTTAGGGTCCTCGACAAGTTCGAGCTTCCAATGCTCATCTGCGACGACGAGGTATTCTTTGCCCTTGAGGACATGGCGGCCCGCTACTTCAACTACGAGACCCAGATATGGATCAAGGACTTCCGCGTTAAGGCCCTGTTCGAGGGCAAGTTCAACGAGTACTGGGAGAAGGCCAAGAAGGCCTGATTTTTATCTTTCCATTTTGAAAAACAAGGAAGAACGGTCTAACGCCTTCTAACCTTCTGGGCAACAAGCACAGTTGTTGCCAGCAAGACTAAAAAAGCAGGTCCGCAGATGTCCTTTTTGCTAGAAGTTTGGGGCGATGCTGATGTTTTGTTCGTTCTTTCAACGGTGTTTCTGGGAGAACGCGTGATGCCCCTCTGGGCAGGCATTTGAGTCTTAGTTTTGTTTAAATTTAAAGGGGTATTCTCTCGAGGGGTAGCTGACGTGCAGGCCGTTACATTGACGATTTTAACGCTCTTGGGGAACCAAAAAATGGGAACGGTGGTGTTTGGTGGGAGTCTGTTGAAAAAGTCCTCTAGAGTGGTGTTCATGTTCAGATAGATCACAGTTACATTTCTTGCGTGATTCCCCCGTCTGAGAGTGAAATAAACTGGAAAGACACTTGAATTTGCTAAAATAACAGATGGACAACATTCATGGGCCCAGCACCATGCGTTCTTGCTCATCGTGACACAGATGTCATTCATCGGTGTTTCAATCTGCCAGCCGTTTATCACTGCGGTGGAAGTACCATTTTTTGAAAGTTGGGACCAGTTACGGCTGACTGGTTCAACGCAAAAACTCCTCTGGTTAAACTTATAGACCTTCTCGATACCCTCAGATGAATCCTGAGGGTAAGCCGTTATATTCAAATACCAGCTCCTGTTAACGAAAACTACCCCGTTATAGTCCACGAACGTTGAGTTCGTTGCTTTTGTAAAGTCCAAAGAGTATAGTCGAGAGCCGTTGAAATAGAGTAGAGATCCACCTATGGGCGTCATGTCAAAGTCATAGCAAAAGCCAGCCTTACAGTCGGGCGCATATTGGAAAAGTTGAAGATAAACGAAAGCATCGCTTCCGCTTGATATAATGGAGTATTCAACCCTGTAAACGTAATCCTCTAATGGGCCATGCTTCAAGTCCACGTTGTTGCAGGTTTCGTTTGAGGCTTGAGCTGGAACAACGCTGAGAAGGAAAATTAGGGATATGAAAACAGCCTCAAACGTACGGTTCATTGAGTTCCCTCCTGCATTGCTCTTGGAGGGTGTCTATTACTTTGAAATCTGTGCTGAAGTAGTATGCTAAGTTTGATGGTTTCCATCCGACATCGTTTAGCGCTCTAACGTAATCCAGGGCGTAATCAATCGCCTTCTGTGGCTGGTGTTCTCTGCAGTGCTCATAACACTTTTCAAGGTTGCAGTCGCACTTCATGCCCTCAGGGCAATTATACCCATTGCCACAGTTGCAGGGAATTCCCAGTATGGTCCTGTCGGCTTCCATTTCTATTGAAATTCTTGTGTTTGGGTTTTTAATGTTCCTCGGGAGTTCCTCATAAACCCAGCGGATCTTCTCGACTAACTTCTCGTATGAGTACGGAAACGTTTGTTTATGCCCGTTAATGTACTCGATACAGACGCCGTTCTGATAGTAGTTCGGCTGGACGAAAACGTAGTCAAAATAACCACCAATATTGAGAATTCCATCGAAAGAATCCTTACGCAAGTAGGTTACACCCCTATCCCCAGTCGCCGGAATCCAAATGAATTCCTGGCCATGATTATGAATGTAGTTACTCATGTACTGGATGAACTCCTTCGTAACGTGGGCCTCATCGTAAGAGGTAGTCTGAAGGCAACTCTCATAACTCCAGTAGAATCCAGTAATGTCAGTGTTATCAACGCTCAGAACACCATCAATCCAGCCCTTGTAGTATGAGTTCACGCCAGAGTACTCAAACGGTATCTGCACTTGATCCCGCGGAAATCCCTCGGGGCGGCTAAAGGGTATTGTTATATACACTGGCATCCCATATATGTAGTTGGACACCCATCTTGCAAATTCCCTCCCATCGTTGTATCCCGAATTATAGAATGGTCCACTGTACTTAATCCCCCTCCCTTCTCCGCTGAGAATGACAATCCTGTCAAAACCCCTCTCTTTAAAGTCTTCAACGGTGGCTTTTCTACTCCCCACAGTCATCCTCGACTCGTAGTCAGAACCATTCCACGTAACCCACCATAGTGCGAACTTTGCCACAGGTCATCACCATCGTGAGTACTGTCGAGTGTATAAAAACTATTTGAATTTCTACTTGTTAAAATTGCACGGACCAAAAATTGGAGATAAAAACCAGTTACGCAGTCTCCAAAAGAGTTCAGACGTATTTAAACTCCTCTTCCTCCTCGCTCTTCTCCTTGATCTTCCAGAAGAGCTTGCCGTTCTTCTGGTAGCTCTCGACCTTTCCCTGCTCTGCAAAGCGGAGCAGGTAGCGCCTTATTTCCATTGCTTTTATGCCCGTAGCCTCGGCTATTTCTTCTATGGTCTTCGGGCCTTCGTTGAGAATCTCAAGCACCTTCACGTTCTTCATCATCCTCCCTCCAATTTTTTATAGCGCTCCAACAGTTCCATTATCTTCTCCATTGCCCTTAAGTGTTTCTCCAGTTCGTCAATATCCTCAGGAAGGGAGTTGGCGAGCTCGTTCAGCTTTTCCCTCAATCTTTCTTCAACTCCCTTTATCTCGCCCTTCCTCTGCTTTTCCCTGTACTCGCATACCGGGCAGAAAACCCTACCGTCCTTCTCGAAGAGCGGCGAGCCGCACTTGGGGCAGTGTTTGTCAAGCATCTTCGCGCCGGAAAGCATCAAAGGCATTATGATGTTGCGCATCTCCCACTCCGTTGGCCCTTCCATTGAATCACCCCATCAAGAGCTGGAATACCTCAACGAAGGCCTTCTTTCCGAGGTGAGAGCGCCTTATTCTGTCTGAGACCTCTGCGATATCGAAGGCGGTTATCCTGAAGTTTTCCTTTATGCCCTCTAGGAGTTCGAGGAGTTCCTTAAGGGTAAGCTCCCCGTGCTGGAAGCGGGCTATCCTGTATTCCGGCCTGAGAACGTCGAGGTCGACGGTGAGATAGACTTCATCACCGAGGTACTTCTTCGTTTCGTCGAGTATCTCCAGCAAATCATTTGTTTGGAGGTTTTTGTAAGCCCTCCACTTCCCCCTAACTTTTCTGCTTCTCAATAGCGCCGGGAAGATTTTGACGCGCCTCGTCCAGAGCTGGGTTCTCTCGGTAGTTGGTATCATAAGCACTGGCGCCAGAACGACGGCCCGGTTTATCAAGTGCTCTTCAAGGGCGTAGGCCAGCCACGAGCCGTGGTCGAGGTAGTCGTGCATTAAATCGGTGTGAGCGTCAACGCTGATTAAAGCCGGGGGGCTAAGTTTTTGGACGATGCCGTAGGTGGCGAGGTGTTCGCCGATGATGTAAGCCCTGTCTAAGGGTACCCTCTCGGGGAGCAGTTCAACCCTGCTGGATTCAACTATAATATAGTCATCTATGAGCTTGTTTCTCTTGAGGAAGTTTAGGACGTAGATAACACCGTCCCTATTTGGCTTCTCCCCGAATGGGACGAACGTTACCATACTACTCCACCGTTCCGGTTTCCACGCTTATCTTTTAAACCTTGGTGAATTCTTTGAACATCTCTATGTTAATCCACCAAGCCAAAGTTTAAAAAGTGGCAACGAGAGATTAAACTGAAAACCCTTTGGAGGCGAGGAGATGATACTCCAAGTTGCCCTTGACCTTACTGACGTTGAACAGGCCATTTCTATCGCAGAGAAAGCTGCACATGGCGGCGCTCACTGGCTTGAGGTCGGGACTCCGCTCATCAAAAAGGAAGGTATGCGCGCGGTCGAGCTTCTCAAGAGGCGCTTCCCTGACAGGAAAATCGTTGCGGACCTCAAGACAATGGACACCGGTGCTTTGGAGGTTGAGATGGCGGCAAGACACGGTGCGGATGTTGTTTCTATCCTCGGCGTTGCAGATGATAAGACCATCCTCGATGCAGTTGATGTCGCAAGGAGGTATGGGATTAGGGTGATGGTCGATCTTATAGGCGTCAAGGATAAGGTGAAGCGCGCCAAGGAACTGGAGAGGATGGGTGTTCATTATATACTTGTCCATACTGGTATAGACGAGCAGGTTCAGGGAAAAACTCCATTGGAAGACCTCGAGAAGGTTGTTAAAGCCGTTAAGGTTCCCGTGGCAGTTGCAGGCGGTTTAAACCTTCAGACCATCCCCAAGGTTGTGGAACTCGGTGCGACAATAATAATCGTTGGCGGGGCCATTACAAAGGCAAAAGACCCCGGGGATATCACAAGAAAGATAATCGACATCTTCTGGGGAGAGTATATGATGACCATACGGAAGGCCATGAGGGACATAACGGAACACATAAACAGCGTTGCCGACACCATAAAGCTCGAGCAGGTTCGCGGCTTCGTCGATGCGATGATAGGGGCCAACAAGATATTCATCTACGGCGCTGGAAGGAGTGGCCTCGTTGGTAAGGCATTCGCGATGAGACTCATGCATCTCGACTTCAACGTCTACGTCGTCGGCGAAACGATAACACCAGCCTTCGAACCCGGCGACATCCTTATAGCGATAAGCGGTTCGGGAGAGACCAAGAGTATCGTCGACGCGGCACAGATAGCGAGGGCCGAGGGAGGAAGGGTCGTGTCCATAACCTCCTACGCCAACTCCACCCTAGGAAAGCTCGCCGATGTGGTCGTTGAGATACCCGGCAGAACTAAGGAGGACGTCCCTACGGACTATATAGCCAGGCAGATGCTTACGAAGTACAAATGGATTGCTCCTATGGGAACCCTTTTTGAGGATTCCACCATGATACTTCTCGACGGGGTTATAGCCCTCCTTATGGCCACCTTCCAGAAGACGGAGAAGGACATGCGCAAGAAGCACGCAACACTGGAGTGAACGAACCGAAAAGGATATGAACGCCCATCCTTATTTTCCTTTTAGGGGTGGCGATGGAATCATTTACTCACCTGTTCGTTGGAATAGGGAATGCCGGTGCTCGAATCGTCAACAACATAAGCGCGGACGGTACGGTTAGGGTTACCGTTAACCCCGCCTATCTCCTCATGCCCCGCGCCAAAACTTACGAAAAAAAGCTCCGCGACTTCTTCTCCCGCCTTCCGAAAAACACATTTCTCTGGCTTATCTTCGAGGATAAGGAAGCAAACCACCTCGTCCGCCAGATAATAATAGAGAGCGTTCCCTCCGACACGATAAAACTCGCCTACGTCCTCACACCCCGGAGGGAACTCGTACACGAGGGAAAGCCCCCCTGGGCAGATGATTTTGAGACCGTCTTCTACGACTCCCTATGGGACTTTTTCTCGGGGCCTGACGAACCCCTCGCCACGGCCTTCCATGCCGCCTCACGGCACATAGCGGAGATGTTCTCCCGCTTACACTACTACCTTGAGAGTCAGATGCTCGTAAACATAGATTACGCGGATCTCTTTAACATGATAAAGGGCGGAAACGTCGGAATCCTCCGCCTCCTCCACAGGGTTGACTTCAACTGGCACTGGGGAATCTGGGAGCGTGGCCTTGTAGGTATCCTCGTTGGGAGCGAGTTTCCCCTGATGAACGCACACAGAATACTTAAGAACTTCCAGGAGGTACTCTCCGAAAAGGACATAATCTGGGGGGTCATAATCGACGAGAACCTCGACAGGGAGGTTGAGATACTCTCCCTGCTGGTCAAGAAGTGGTGATAGTATGGAGGCGGTGTTCTTCGACATAGACGGGACCCTGCTAACGGAGATGCCCCTCATAGAGATGTTCCTACCGCAGGTCTACGAGAGGCTCTCGAAGAAGCTTGGGGTGGACAGGGAAAGAGCCAGGGAACGCTTCTTAAATGAGATATTTAACAGGCGGGAAACATACGACTGGCACGACTGGAACTTCTTCTTTAAGCTCTTCGACCTCGATATGGACTATGGGGAACTCATGAAGCGCTATCCTCACAAGCTCCACGTTTACCCGGACACGGTCCCGACCCTCGAGTGGCTTAAGGATGAGGGCTACAGACTCGGTGTCATAACCAGCGGGCCTGAATACCAAAGGCTCAAACTTGAACTGGCAGGCTTAAGTGGCTACTTTAAGGTAGTGGTCACGAGAGAGGATGTTAGGGCCA includes these proteins:
- the trmBL2 gene encoding HTH-type transcriptional regulator TrmBL2 produces the protein MVKDKMVELLQEHFELNLYEARAYVALVGFGVLTPAELASVSEVPAPRTYDVLRSLEKKGFAISQPGKVNKYRPVHPENILEKFIEEWQERIAEELEAKKKAKDELLQLMKPLIETEIPKYGVEKVWVVRGIRNATLKTKEMFEDVKEQILLADDGYIAINLESDIIKAIDKGVKAKILVAPNVLQRLNTSKIMDYYKKGKLELRVLDKFELPMLICDDEVFFALEDMAARYFNYETQIWIKDFRVKALFEGKFNEYWEKAKKA
- a CDS encoding DUF4855 domain-containing protein — encoded protein: MAKFALWWVTWNGSDYESRMTVGSRKATVEDFKERGFDRIVILSGEGRGIKYSGPFYNSGYNDGREFARWVSNYIYGMPVYITIPFSRPEGFPRDQVQIPFEYSGVNSYYKGWIDGVLSVDNTDITGFYWSYESCLQTTSYDEAHVTKEFIQYMSNYIHNHGQEFIWIPATGDRGVTYLRKDSFDGILNIGGYFDYVFVQPNYYQNGVCIEYINGHKQTFPYSYEKLVEKIRWVYEELPRNIKNPNTRISIEMEADRTILGIPCNCGNGYNCPEGMKCDCNLEKCYEHCREHQPQKAIDYALDYVRALNDVGWKPSNLAYYFSTDFKVIDTLQEQCRRELNEPYV
- a CDS encoding FaeA/PapI family transcriptional regulator; the encoded protein is MKNVKVLEILNEGPKTIEEIAEATGIKAMEIRRYLLRFAEQGKVESYQKNGKLFWKIKEKSEEEEEFKYV
- a CDS encoding Sjogren's syndrome/scleroderma autoantigen 1 family protein, with translation MEGPTEWEMRNIIMPLMLSGAKMLDKHCPKCGSPLFEKDGRVFCPVCEYREKQRKGEIKGVEERLREKLNELANSLPEDIDELEKHLRAMEKIMELLERYKKLEGG
- a CDS encoding arginase family protein, with product MVTFVPFGEKPNRDGVIYVLNFLKRNKLIDDYIIVESSRVELLPERVPLDRAYIIGEHLATYGIVQKLSPPALISVDAHTDLMHDYLDHGSWLAYALEEHLINRAVVLAPVLMIPTTERTQLWTRRVKIFPALLRSRKVRGKWRAYKNLQTNDLLEILDETKKYLGDEVYLTVDLDVLRPEYRIARFQHGELTLKELLELLEGIKENFRITAFDIAEVSDRIRRSHLGKKAFVEVFQLLMG
- the hxlAB gene encoding bifunctional 3-hexulose-6-phosphate synthase/6-phospho-3-hexuloisomerase; this translates as MILQVALDLTDVEQAISIAEKAAHGGAHWLEVGTPLIKKEGMRAVELLKRRFPDRKIVADLKTMDTGALEVEMAARHGADVVSILGVADDKTILDAVDVARRYGIRVMVDLIGVKDKVKRAKELERMGVHYILVHTGIDEQVQGKTPLEDLEKVVKAVKVPVAVAGGLNLQTIPKVVELGATIIIVGGAITKAKDPGDITRKIIDIFWGEYMMTIRKAMRDITEHINSVADTIKLEQVRGFVDAMIGANKIFIYGAGRSGLVGKAFAMRLMHLDFNVYVVGETITPAFEPGDILIAISGSGETKSIVDAAQIARAEGGRVVSITSYANSTLGKLADVVVEIPGRTKEDVPTDYIARQMLTKYKWIAPMGTLFEDSTMILLDGVIALLMATFQKTEKDMRKKHATLE
- a CDS encoding HAD family hydrolase, with translation MEAVFFDIDGTLLTEMPLIEMFLPQVYERLSKKLGVDRERARERFLNEIFNRRETYDWHDWNFFFKLFDLDMDYGELMKRYPHKLHVYPDTVPTLEWLKDEGYRLGVITSGPEYQRLKLELAGLSGYFKVVVTREDVRAIKPEPGVFLYALERLGVDPEEAIMVGDSLSQDVYGAKNVGMATAWINRGREPGYHMADYEIRTLHELRKILGGRE